From Cryptococcus neoformans var. neoformans B-3501A chromosome 6, whole genome shotgun sequence, the proteins below share one genomic window:
- a CDS encoding hypothetical protein (HMMPfam hit to Sugar_tr, Sugar (and other) transporter, score: 319.4, E(): 5.4e-93) produces the protein MSNGPITTEQVVLAHVKGDIEDYDDVVQSARQGMESEKALSLRESLRRYPRAVAWSVLLSTSLVMEGFDVILINNFYALPQFVQKYGVELEGGWSITAAWQAGLTNGANVGEIIGLCINGWASERFGYKKTMIGALIMMICAIFIPFFAQNIQTLLAGEILQGIPWGIFQTLTTAYAAEVSPVALRPYLTAYVNLCWVIGQIIASGVLRSVLSMETQWAYRLPFALQWIWPVPILVGCLFAPESPWWQVRNGRHDDARRTIRRLFSNPSDEEVENSLSLMKHTNAIEKTMAEGTSYWDCFRGVDLRRTEIAAAAWMIQNLCGAAFMSYSTFFLEQAGLPTTQAFNLSIAQYALGICGTVVSWILMGRVGRRRLYLAGLAGMVVFLVVIGGLGFISVSNSGAQWAIGALLLVYTALYDGTVGPVCYTIVGEISSTRLRAKTVVIARIAYNIIGIVNAVIMPYFLNSAKLNWGAKTGLFWGGFASLCFIWTYFRLPEAKDRTYGELDVLFENKISARKFASTTVDQFAGHEAQFDDTIPVETFDEKLSGKPSVTHVEYMPTDSKK, from the exons ATGTCGAACGGCCCAATTACCACCGAACAGGTGGTACTCGCCCACGTCAAGGGTGATATCGAAGACTACGATGATGTTGTCCAGTCAGCACGACAAGGTATGGAAAGCGAGAAAGCCCTATCACTCAGGGAAAGTTTGAGACGCTATCCACGAGCGGTAGCTTGGTCCGTCTTGCTATCCACATCGCT TGTTATGGAGGGCTTTGacgtcatcctcatcaatAACTTTTATGCTCTTCCTCAATTTGTCCAGAAATATGgtgttgagcttgaaggCGGTTGGTCTATTACTGCCGCTTGGCAAGCAGGTCTCACCAACGGTGCCAACGTCGGTGAAATCATCGGTCTCTGCATAAATGGCTGGGCGTCTGAGAGATTCGGTTACAAGAAGACAATGATTGGTGCC CTTATCATGATGATTTGTGCTATCTTTattcccttcttcgcccAAAATATTCAGACGCTGCTGGCGGGTGAGATCTTACAAGG GATCCCCTGGGGTATCTTCCAGACTCTAACTACCGCATACGCCGCCGAGGTCTCTCCAGTAGCTCTCCGACCGTATCTGACGGCATATGTCAACCTCTGTTGGGTAATAGGTCAAATTATTGCTTCCGGAGTCCTTCGATCCGTTCTGTCAATGGAAACGCAATGGGCTTATAGGCTACCCTTCGCTCTCCAGT GGATTTGGCCCGTTCCAATTTTAGTTGGCTGTCTTTTCGCCCCCGAATCACCTTGGTGGCAAGTACGAAACGGCCGACACGATGATGCTCGACGAACAATTCGACGGCTCTTTAGCAACCCTTCtgatgaggaggttgagaacTCGCTCTCCCTCATGAAACACACCAACGCCATTGAAAAGACCATGGCCGAAGGTACTAGCTACTGGGATTGCTTCAGAGGTGTCGATCTTCGCAGGACAGAGATTGCGGCTGCGGCTTGGATGATTCAGAATCTGTGTGGAGCTG CATTCATGAGTTATTCTACCTTCTTCCTGGAGCAAGCCGGTCTCCCTACCACCCAGGCCTTTAACCTGTCCATTGCCCAGTATGCTCTCGGTATCTGCGGGACTGTTGTTTCATGG ATCCTTATGGGACGTGTCGGCCGGAGGAGACTATATTTGGCCGGTCTCGCCGGCATGGTCGTCTTTCTTGTAGTCATTGGAGGACTAGGCTTCATTTCAGTTTCAAATTCGGGTGCTCA GTGGGCTATCGGGGCGCTGCTTCTCGTCTACACTGCATTGTATGATGGGACTGTTGGTCCTGTTTGTTACACCATCGTCGGCGAAATTTCGTCAACTCGACTCAGGGCCAAGACTGTTGT AATCGCTCGAATCGCATACAATATCATCGGTATCGTCAACGCTGTTATCATGCCTTATTTCCTCAACTCTGCCAAGTTGAATTGGGGTGCCAAGACCGGCCTTTTCTGGGGCGGGTTCGCGTCCTTATGTTTCATCTGGACGTATTTCAGGCTTCCCGAAGCCAAAGACAGGACATATGGTGAACTCGACGTCCTATTTGAGAACAAAATCTCTGCCAGGAAATTCGCTTCGACAACCGTTGATCAGTTCGCTGGCCACGAAGCCCAGTTTGATGATACTATTCCCGTTGAAACGTTTGACGAAAAACTGTCTGGCAAGCCTTCCGTCACCCACGTGGAGTATATGCCAACGGATTCAAAGAAGTAG
- a CDS encoding hypothetical protein (Match to ESTs gb|CF191692.1|CF191692, gb|CF191314.1|CF191314, gb|CF191313.1|CF191313; HMMPfam hit to Biotin_carb_C, Biotin carboxylase C-terminal domain, score: 206.0, E(): 7e-59; HMMPfam hit to Biotin_lipoyl, Biotin-requiring enzyme, score: 82.6, E(): 9.7e-22; HMMPfam hit to CPSase_L_D2, Carbamoyl-phosphate synthase L chain, ATP binding domain, score: 386.5, E(): 3.3e-113; HMMPfam hit to CPSase_L_chain, Carbamoyl-phosphate synthase L chain, N-terminal domain, score: 138.3, E(): 1.8e-38; HMMPfam hit to HMGL-like, HMGL-like, score: 87.7, E(): 2.9e-23; HMMPfam hit to PYC_OADA, Conserved carboxylase domain, score: 380.3, E(): 2.5e-111) translates to MTAVGELQTPIEAWVSHLGIDTSRPGTPNAPGTPAIPHTITGLRKRQAGHSGPLKKLLVANRGEIAIRVFRTAHELAMSTVAIYSHEDRMGAHRYKSDESYLVGKGMSPVAAYLAQDDIIRIALEHEVDMIHPGYGFLSENAEFAKKVEDAGIAFIGPRPETIDALGDKTKARTLAIKTGVPVVPGTPGPVESYDKAAAFIEKYGFPVIIKAAMGGGGRGMRVVRDQESFKESFERAVSEAKSAFGDGTVFIERFLDRPRHIEVQLLADGEGNCVHLFERDCSVQRRHQKVVEVAPAPHLEESVRQAILSDALKLADAVKYRNAGTAEFLVDQQNRHYFIEINPRIQVEHTITEEITGIDIVAAQIQIAAGVTLQQLGLTQENIHRRGFAIQCRITTEDAAANFQPDTGKIEVYRSAGGNGVRLDASSGYAGAQITPHYDSLLVKCSVSGATYEVARRKMLRSLIEFRIRGVKTNIPFLIRLLTHEVFESGKTWTTFIDDTPELFKLVHSQNRAQKLLAYLGDIAVNGSSIKGQMGEPGLKTEAMIPTIVDAEGNAVDTSKPCLTGWRNIIVEQGPEAFAKAIRNYKGCLIMDTTWRDAHQSLLATRMRTIDMANIARETSHALQNAYSLECWGGATFDVAMRFLYEDPWVRLRTLRKLVPNIPLQALVRGANAVGYTSYPDNAIYDFSKKAVEAGLDIFRVFDSLNYLENLKVGIDAAKKAGGVVEGTICYSGDVANPKKTKYTLQYYLELTDALVKEGIHVLGIKDMAGLLKPEAARLLIGAIRKAHPELPIHVHSHDTAGIAAASMIACAAAGADVVDVAIDDLSGLTSQPAMGAVCGALEQTGLGTGISYENIQALNQYWTQIRKLYQCFEANVRASDSGVFDHEMPGGQYTNLQFQASQLGLGTQWLDIKKKYIEANKLCGDIIKVTPSSKVVGDFAQFMVSNNLDAQDVLERATSLDFPSSVVEFFQGYLGQPYGGFPEPLRSNIIRDKARIDERPGLNMAPLDFKKIKAELREKYGPQITDFDVASYYMYPKVFEEFQGFVEKFGDLSVMPTRFFLAKPAINEEIIISIETGKTLTIKLLAIGPLDQSKGTRECFFELNGETRAVVINDTNAAIEHVSREKASGDPGSVGSPMSGVVIDVRVKDGQAVKAGDPLCVLSAMKMESVVSSPVSGNVKRVLVKENDSIAQGDLVVEVTH, encoded by the exons ATGACCGCCGTGGGTGAGCTTCAGACACCT ATCGAAGCCTGGGTTTCCCACCTCGGCATCGATACCTCTCGACCTGGTACTCCCAATGCACCGGGTACACCCGCTATTCCCCACAC CATCACTGGCCTCCGAAAGAGACAAGCCGGCCACTCTGGCCCTCTCAAAAAGCTCCTTGTGGCTAACCGAGGAGAGATTGCCATCCGTGTCTTCCGTACTGCCCACGAGCTTGCCATGTCTACCGTGGCCATCTACTCTCATGAAGACCGAATGGGCGCTCACCGATACAAATCCGACGAGTCTTACCTTGTTGGCAAGGGTATGTCCCCTGTTGCTGCCTATTTGGCCCAGGACGATATTATCAGGATTGCCCTTGAACATGAAGTAGACATGATCCACCCTGG TTACGGTTTCCTCTCTGAGAACGCCGAATTCGCCAAGAAGGTTGAAGATGCTGGTATTGCCTTTATCGGTCCCCGCCCCGAGACCATCGACGCCCTCGGTGACAAGACCAAGGCCCGAACTCTTGCCATTAAGACCGGTGTTCCCGTCGTCCCCGGTACTCCTGGCCCTGTCGAGTCTTATGACAAGGCTGCCGCGTTCATTGAGAAATACGGATTCCCTGTTATTATCAAGGCCGCtatgggtggtggtggacgAGGTATGCGAGTTGTTAGGGATCAGGAGAGTTTTAAGGAGAGCTTTGAGCGAGCTGTCAGTGAGGCCAAGAGTGCTTTCGGTGACGGTACCGTCTTCATCGAGCGATTCCTTGACCGACCCCGGCACATTGAAGTCCAGCTTCTTGCCGATGGTGAAGGTAACTGCGTCCACCTCTTTGAGCGAGACTGTTCCGTCCAGCGACGTCACCAGAAGGTCGTCGAAGTCGCCCCTGCTCCCCATCTCGAGGAATCCGTTCGACAAGCCATCCTGTCCGATGCCCTCAAGCTCGCCGACGCTGTCAAGTACCGTAACGCGGGTACCGCCGAATTCCTCGTCGACCAACAGAACCGACACTACTTTATTGAGATCAACCCTCGTATCCAGGTCGAGCACACCATTACCGAAGAGATCACTGGTATCGACATTGTCGCCGCTCAGATCCAGATTGCTGCTGGTGTGACCCTCCAACAGCTTGGTTTGACCCAGGAGAACATCCACAGGCGAGGATTCGCTATCCAATGTCGTATCACCACTGAGGATGCCGCCGCCAACTTCCAGCCTGACACTGGTAAGATTGAAGTCTACAGGTCTGCTGGTGGTAATGGTGTCCGATTGGACGCGAGCTCCGGTTATGCCGGTGCGCAGATCACTCCCCACTACGACTCTTTGCTCGTCAAATGTTCCGTTAGCGGTGCCACTTATGAGGTTGctaggaggaagatgctcCGTTCTTTGATCGAGTTCCGTATCCGAGGCGTCAAGACCAACATCCCCTTCTTGATCCGTCTTCTCACTCACGAAGTCTTCGAGTCTGGTAAGACCTGGACTACCTTTATCGACGACACTCCCGaactcttcaagctcgttCACTCTCAGAACCGAGCCCAGAAGCTTCTCGCCTACCTCGGTGATATTGCCGTTAACGGATCTTCCATCAAGGGTCAGATGGGCGAACCCGGTCTCAAGACTGAGGCTATGATCCCCACGATTGTGGACGCTGAGGGTAATGCTGTTGACACTAGCAAGCCTTGCTTGACTGGTTGGAGGAACATTATCGTTGAACAAGGCCCCGAGGCCTTCGCCAAAGCTATCAGGAACTACAAGGGTTGT CTTATCATGGACACTACATGGCGAGACGCCCACCAATCTCTCCTTGCTACCCGTATGCGAACCATTGACATGGCCAACATTGCTCGAGAGACTTCCCACGCCCTCCAGAACGCCTACTCTCTCGAATGCTGGGGTGGTGCCACTTTTGATGTCGCGATGAGGTTCCTCTACGAGGACCCTTGGGTCAGGTTGAGGACTTTGAGAAAGTTGGTCCCCAACATTCCTTTGCAAGCTTTGGTCCGAGGCGCCAACGCTGTCGGTTACACCTCTTACCCCGACAATGCCATCTATGACTTCTCCAAGAAGGCTGTTGAGGCCGGTCTCGATATTTTCCGAGTCTTTGACTCTCTCAACTACCTTGAAAACTTGAAGGTTGGTATCGATGCCGCTAAGAAGGCTGGTGGTGTCGTTGAAGGCACTATCTGTTACTCTGGTGACGTTGCCAACCCCAAGAAGACCAAGTACACCCTTCAATACTACCTCGAGCTCACCGACGCGCTCGTCAAGGAAGGTATCCACGTTCTTGGTATCAAGGATATGGCCGGTCTCCTCAAGCCCGAGGCTGCTCGATTGCTTATCGGTGCTATTCGAAAGGCCCATCCCGAACTTCCTATCCATGTTCACTCTCACGACACTGCTGGTATCGCTGCTGCGAGCATGATCGCTTGTGCCGCCGCCGGTGCCGATGTTGTTGACGTCGCCATCGATGACCTTTCCGGTCTCACCTCTCAGCCTGCCATGGGTGCCGTCTGCGGTGCTCTCGAGCAGACCGGTTTGGGTACTGGTATCTCTTACGAGAACATCCAGGCGCTCAACCAATACTGGACTCAGATCAGGAAGCTCTACCAGTGCTTCGAGGCCAACGTCCGCGCTTCCGACTCTGGTGTCTTTGACCACGAGATGCCCGGTGGTCAGTACACCAACTTGCAGTTCCAGGCCTCCCAACTTGGTTTGGGTACCCAGTGGTTGgacatcaagaagaagtacaTTGAGGCCAACAAGCTC TGTGGAGACATCATTAAGGtcactccttcctccaaggTCGTTGGCGACTTTGCCCAATTCATGGTTTCCAACAACCTCGACGCGCAGGACGTCCTTGAACGAGCCACCTCTCTTGACTTCCCCTCTTCAGTCGTCGAATTCTTCCAAGGTTACCTCGGCCAGCCGTACGGTGGTTTCCCCGAGCCTCTTCGATCTAACATCATCCGTGACAAGGCTAGGATCGATGAGCGTCCTGGTTTGAACATGGCTCCTCTTGACTTCAAGAAGATTAAAGCTGAGTTGAGGGAGAAGTACGGCCCCCAAATCACCGACTTCGATGTAGCGAGCTACTACATGTACCCCAAGGTGTTCGAGGAGTTCCAGGGCTTTGTTGAGAAGTTCGGTGACCTCAG TGTCATGCCTACTCgattcttcctcgccaagCCCGCGATCAATGAAGAAATAATCATTTCCATCGAAACTGGTAAGACTCTTACCATCAAACTCCTTGCCATCGGTCCTCTCGACCAATCCAAGGGTACCCGAGAATGCTTCTTTGAGCTCAACGGTGAAACTCGTGCCGTCGTCATCAACGACACCAACGCTGCCATCGAGCATGTATCCAGGGAGAAGGCCTCTGGTGACCCCGGAAGTGTCGGATCTCCTATG TCTGGTGTTGTGATCGACGTCCGAGTCAAGGACGGCCAAGCCGTCAAGGCCGGTGACCCCTTGTGTGTCCTCTCTGctatgaagatggagagtgTGGTTTCCAGTCCCGTATCTGGTAACGTCAAGCGTGTGTTAGTCAAGGAGAATGACTCTATCGCCCAAGGTGACTTAGTCGTCGAGGTTACGCATTAG
- a CDS encoding hypothetical protein (Match to ESTs gb|CF194583.1|CF194583, gb|CF194509.1|CF194509, gb|CF193630.1|CF193630; HMMPfam hit to ATP-synt_ab, ATP synthase alpha/beta family, nucleotide-binding domain, score: 286.2, E(): 5.2e-83; HMMPfam hit to ATP-synt_ab_C, ATP synthase alpha/beta chain, C terminal domain, score: 155.8, E(): 9.5e-44; HMMPfam hit to ATP-synt_ab_N, ATP synthase alpha/beta family, beta-barrel domain, score: 105.3, E(): 1.5e-28) has translation MTLVTRSAIRLSRRGGQQLKNARANAALFNTAANQAKNIVPKLAASSSRVTLPAKAANAARTYATPAGLQTGSIKTVIGAVVDVHFDSDNLPPILNALDVQFGEGQTAPEGGRLVLEVAQHLGENTVRCIAMDGTDGLVRGQKVVDTGAPIKIPVGPAALGRIMNVIGQPIDQRGPIKGVREAPIHADAPPFVDQSTQAEVLETGIKVVDLLAPYARGGKIGLFGGAGVGKTVLIQELINNIAKAHGGYSVFTGVGERTREGNDLYHEMRETGVINLEGDSKVALVFGQMNEPPGARARVALTGLTIAEYFRDEEGQDVLLFIDNIFRFTQAGSEVSALLGRIPSAVGYQPTLSTDMGGMQERITTTKKGSITSVQAVYVPADDLTDPAPATTFAHLDATTVLSRSIAELGIYPAVDPLDSKSRMLDPRVVGQRHYDIATKTQQILQSYKSLQDIIAILGMDELSEEDKLTVERARKIQRFMSQPFAVAQVFTGIEGRLVPLKETVNAFEEILDGKHDHISENSFYMVGGIEDVKAKHEKSLKEQGA, from the exons ATGACCCTCGTCACCCGCTCCGCTATCCGTCTCTCCAGGCGAGGCGGCCAGCAGTTGAAGAACGCCCGTGCCAACGCCGCCTTGTTCAACACCGCGGCCAACCAGGCCAAGAACATTGTCCCCAAGCTcgccgcctcttcctctagGGTCACTCTTCCTGCCAAGGCTG CCAACGCTGCCCGCACCTACGCCACTCCCGCTGGCCTCCAGACTGGTTCTATCAAGACCGTCATTGGTGCCGTCGTTGACGTCCACTTCGACTCTGACAACCTCCCCCCTATCCTTAACGCCCTCGATGTTCAGTTTGGTGAGGGTCAGACCGCCCCCGAAGGTGGCCGACTCGTTCTTGAGGTCGCTCAGCACTTGGGTGAGAACACTGTCCGATGCATTGCCATGGACGGTACCGATGGTCTTGTCCGAGGCCAGAAGGTTGTCGACACTGGTGCTCCCATCAAGATCCCCGTTGGTCCTGCTGCCCTCGG TCGTATCATGAACGTCATCGGTCAGCCCATTGACCAGCGTGGTCCTATCAAGGGTGTCAGGGAGGCCCCTATCCACGCCGACGCCCCCCCCTTCGTTGACCAGTCTACCCAGGCTGAGGTTCTCGAGACTGGTATCAAGGTCGTTGACCTCCTTGCTCCCTACGCCCGAGGTGGAAAGATTGGTCTTTTCGGCGGTGCCGGTGTCGGCAAGACTGTGCTCATTCAGGAGCTCATTAACAACATTGCCAAGGCCCACGGTGGTTACTCCGTCTTCACCGGTGTCGGTGAGCGAACTCGTGAGGGTAACGACTTGTACCACGAAATGAGGGAGACTGGTGTTATCAACCTTGAGGGTGACTCCAAGGTCGCTCTTG TCTTCGGTCAGATGAACGAGCCCCCTGGAGCCCGTGCCCGAGTTGCTCTTACTGGTTTGACCATTGCCGAGTACTTCCGTGACGAGGAAGGCCAGGATGTGTTGCTTTTCATTGACAACATTTTCCGATTCACCCAGGCCGGTTCCGAGGTGTCTGCCTTGCTCGGTCGTATCCCCTCTGCCGTCGGTTACCAGCCCACTCTTTCCACCGATATGGGTGGTATGCAAGAGCGAAT caccaccaccaagaAGGGTTCCATTACCTCCGTCCAGGCCGTCTACGTCCCTGCCGATGACTTGACTGACCCTGCCCCCGCCACCACCTTCGCGCACTTGGACGCCACCACTGTGTTGTCTCGATCCATCGCCGAGTTGGGTATCTACCCTGCCGTCGACCCTCTTGACTCCAAGTCCCGAATGCTCGACCCCCGAGTTGTCGGCCAGCGGCACTACGATATTGCCACCAAGACTCAGCAGATCCTCCAGTCTTACAAGTCTCTCCAGGATATCATTGCCATTCTCGGTATGGACGAGTTGTCCGAAGAGGACAAGTTGACCGTCGAGCGTGCCCGAAAGATCCAG CGATTCATGTCTCAACCTTTCGCTGTCGCTCAGGTCTTCACCGGTATTGAGGGTCGACTTGTCCCCCTCAAGGAGACCGTCAACGCTTTCGAGGAGATTCTCGACGGTAAGCACGACCACATCTCTGAGAACTCTTTCTACATGGTCGGTGGTATCGAGGACGTCAAGGCCAAGCACGAGAAGTCTCTCAAGGAGCAGGGTGCTTAA
- a CDS encoding hypothetical protein (HMMPfam hit to Alpha-amylase, Alpha amylase, catalytic domain, score: 250.5, E(): 2.9e-72), translating into MVCVVSDPDWWRQAVVYQIYPRSFADANGDGIGDLKGITARVPYLKALGVDAIWLSPFYPSALRDGGYDVADYRDVDPKIGTLEEFDEMTAAFQKVGIRVIVDIVPNHSSDDHEWFQAALKAGKGSPERERYIFRDGLGPNKDQPPTDWICSFGGSAWSPSGMNDGQWYFHWFDSSQPDWNWENPDVKADFLKTLKFWGDRGVSGFRIDVAHGLAKDMSEPLPNWEQLTKLTHQKLTNGNSELDHPLLDRKEVHDIYRSWREVFNQFNPPLMAVAEAWVAPDQKPLYASSEGLGQTFSFDILLCNFDAEEYRQCIKSSLAGSKKSDSTTTWVLSNHDVMRHPTRFGLPNVPNANHAMTTDTYNKFLKTKLTDPKVDIEQGLRRAKAATLMILALPGSTYLYQGEELGLQEVVEIPDEERQDPIFIRTKGEEVGRDGCRVPIPWVADEKNFGYGPGKRAHLPQPAWFKDYAVDVEEKDANSVLSLYRRALGLRKELQSAEELEWVENPNKEVLHFRRPGGWEVVVNIGKDSVDLPKGSVLISSSNNALKGGSIPGETTVWLKSA; encoded by the exons ATGGTCTGTGTTGTTTCCG ACCCCGACTGGTGGCGCCAGGCCGTCGTCTATCAAATCTATCCCCGTTCCTTCGCCGACGCAAACGGTGATGGGATTGGAGACTTAAAAGGTATAACTGCTCGTGTGCCGTATTTGAAAGCATTAGGAGTGGATGCCATCTGGCTCAGCCCTTTCTATCCTTCCGCTTTGCGGGATGGCGGTT ATGATGTGGCCGACTACAGGGATGTCGACCCGAAGATCGGGACATTGGAAGAGTTTGACGAAATGACCGCTGCTTTCCAAAAAGTCGGAATCCGAGTCATAGTCGATATCGTCCCCAACCATTCAAGCGATGACCATGAATGGTTCCAAGCTGCTTTGAAAGCGGGTAAGGGGTCCCCAGAGAGGGAAAGGTACATTTTTAGAGATG GTCTCGGACCCAACAAAGATCAGCCTCCTACCGACTGGATCTGTTCTTTCGGTGGATCTGCTTGGTCGCCTTCTGGAATGAACGACGGTCAATGGTATTTCCACTGGTTTGACTCCTCTCAACCGGACTGGAATTGGGAGAACCCAGATGTCAAAGCAGATTTCCTGAAGACCTTGAAGTTTTGGGGTGATCGGGGAGTCTCAGGTTTCCGGATTGACGTCGCCCACGGCCTTGCTAAAGACATGAGCGAGCCCTTGCCTAACTGGGAGCAGTTGACTAAATTGACTCATCAAAAGCTCACTAACGGTAACTCCGAGTTGGATCATCCCCTTCTCGACAGGAAGGAGGTACACGATATCTACAGATCTTGGAGGGAAGTCTTCAACCAGTTTAATCCCCCACTCAT GGCTGTTGCTGAAGCCTGGGTTGCTCCAGACCAAAAACCCCTCTACGCTTCTTCTGAGGGTCTCGGCCAGACCTTCTCTTTCGATATTCTTTTGTGCAACTTTGATGCTGAGGAGTACCGTCAATGCATTAAGAGTTCATTGGCAGGAAGCAAAAAGTCCGACTCAACTACTACCTGGGTACTGTCCAATCATGAT GTAATGCGACATCCCACCCGATTCGGTCTCCCCAACGTCCCGAATGCGAACCATGCAATGACTACGGACACCTATAACAAGTTCCTTAAAACCAAGTTGACGGATCCCAAGGTTGATATTGAGCAAGGGTTGAGGAGAGCCAAAGCGGCTACTCTTATGATTCTTGCCTTGCCGGGATCTACATACCTATATCA GGGCGAAGAACTTGGCTTGCAAGAAGTCGTCGAAATTCCAGACGAGGAACGACAAGACCCTATATTCATCCGAacaaagggagaagaagtcggCCGTGATGGCTGTCGAGTTCCTATTCCTTGGGTTGCCGACGAAAAGAACTTTGGTTACGGTCCTGGAAAACGTGCGCATCTCCCTCAGCCTGCGTGGTTCAAAGACTATGCGGTCGATGtagaggaaaaggatgcCAACAGCGTATTAAGCCTTTACCGACGGGCTTTAGGATTGAGAAAAGAGCTGCAATCTGCAGAGGAGCTTGAATGGGTGGAGAATCCTAACAAAGAAGTCCTGCATTTCCGAAGGCCCGGTGGATGGGAGGTAGTTGTCAACATCGGCAAAGATTCTGTTGATCTGCCCAAGGGTTCCGTTCTTATTAGTTCATCTAATAACGCGCTCAAGGGTGGAAGCATTCCTGGGGAGACGACTGTTTGGCTCAAGTCTGCGTAA
- a CDS encoding hypothetical protein (Match to ESTs gb|CF192436.1|CF192436, gb|CF187178.1|CF187178, gb|CF191773.1|CF191773; HMMPfam hit to Cytochrom_C1, Cytochrome C1 family, score: 533.7, E(): 1.6e-157), whose amino-acid sequence MLHQALPRLSKAARAPLQNMAKARFSSSATSQPVLASRTAVFASTLAAAGSVAWYGHLYGLPFLPEASANSAAENGLHPAVWPFEHYGPLETFNHSAIRRGYQVYREVCAACHSLDRIAWRNLVGVSHTVDEVKAMAEEVEYEDGPNDEGEMFQRPGKLADYMPAPYPNEEAARAGNAGALPPDLSLIIKARHGGADYVYSLLTGYCDPPAGVKVAEGMNYNPYFPGGGIAMARVLFDGLVEYDDGTPATTSQMAKDVVTFLSWAAEPEHDQRKKMGMQALIILSSMFAISVYLKRFKWAYLKNRKIVYEPPKPSRHHAL is encoded by the exons ATGCTCCACCAAGCACTCCCAAGGCTGTCAAAGGCCGCACGGGCCCCCCTCCAAAACATGGCCAAG GCCCgattctcctcctccgcgACCTCCCAACCCGTCCTGGCCTCCCGGACAGCCGTCTTCGCCTCCACCCTTGCAGCCGCCGGTTCTGTCGCTTGGTACGGCCATCTCTACGGtctccccttcttgcccGAGGCGTCTGCCAACAGCGCCGCCGAGAACGGCTTGCACCCTGCCGTGTGGCCGTTTGAGCACTATGGACCTTTGGAGACCTTCAACCACTCCGCGATCAGGCGTGGTTACCAGG TCTACCGAGAAGTCTGTGCCGCCTGTCACTCTCTCGACCGAATCGCATGGCGTAATCTTGTCGGCGTTTCACACACTGTAGATGAAGTCAAGGCTATGGCTGAGGAGGTTGAGTACGAGGATGGACCCAACGACGAGGGTGAAATGTTCCAGAGACC GGGTAAGCTCGCCGACTACATGCCCGCTCCCTACCCCAACGAGGAGGCTGCTCGTGCCGGTAACGCCGGtgcccttcctcctgatCTTTCTTTGATCATCAAGGCCCGACACGGCGGTGCCGACTACGTCTACTCTTTGCTTACCGGTTACTGCGACCCTCCCGCTGGTGTCAAGGTTGCTGAGGGCATGAACTACAACCCCTACTTCCCCGGTGGTGGTATCGCCATGGCCCGAGTCTTGTTCGACGGTCTCGTCGAGTACGATGACGGCACTCCCGCTACCACTTCTCAAATGGCTAAGGATGTCGTCACTTTCTTGTCTTGGGCTGCCGAGCCTGAACATGaccagaggaagaagatgggcaTGCAG gctctcatcatcctctcatCCATGTTTGCCATCTCCGTCTATCTTAAGCGATTCAAATGGGCCTACCTCAAGAACCGAAAGATTGTCTACGAACCTCCCAAGCCTTCCAGGCACCACGCTCTTTAA